A single region of the Zootoca vivipara chromosome 2, rZooViv1.1, whole genome shotgun sequence genome encodes:
- the LOC118081066 gene encoding killer cell lectin-like receptor subfamily B member 1B allele A has product MAGEIAYADLNLQEMPSYSRIPMPPPCRNCSNVHKYKQWHRVALGTACAVILLLTLAVVTLIVLVLQPKERPEDDSSSTTDFEFKLQLKRYMCSSPSHSGTEDAPNCKVCPNDWELHRDACYWSSQEKKPWAESQDDCKGKNSTLLVIRDQQEMAIIKNLAKETHYWLGLTTAKLSEEWTWEWIDGSPFKEELFSVSGNAEGKSCGVMVQNGVHSDSCSTLSNWMCMKAAFQI; this is encoded by the exons ATGGCTGGGGAAATAGCATATGCGGACCTAAACCTTCAGGAAATGCCTTCCTATTCAAGGATTCCGATGCCACCTCCTTGCAGGAACTGCAGCA ATGTTCATAAGTATAAACAGTGGCATCGAGTTGCTCTTGGGACTGCCTGCGCTGTGATTCTCCTCCTCACTCTGGCTGTAGTAACGCTGATAGTTTTGG TTTTGCAGCCAAAAGAAAGACCAGAGGACGACAGCAGTAGCACCACTGACTTTGAATTTAAGCTACAGCTGAAACGCTATATGTGCAGCTCCCCAAGCCACAGCGGAACAG AGGATGCCCCAAACTGCAAAGTATGCCCCAATGACTGGGAACTGCACAGGGACGCCTGCTACTGGAGCTCTCAAGAGAAAAAACCCTGGGCCGAGAGCCAAGATGACTGCAAAGGAAAGAATTCCACCCTGCTTGTGATTCGGGACCAGCAAGAGATG GCAATCATAAAGAATCTGGCAAAGGAAACCCACTATTGGTTGGGACTCACAACAGCCAAACTCTCTGAAGAGTGGACCTGGGAATGGATTGATGGATCCCCCTTCAAGGAAGAACT GTTTTCAGTATCGGGCAATGCTGAaggaaagagctgtggggtaatgGTGCAAAATGGTGTTCATTCTGATTCTTGTAGTACTTTATCTAACTGGATGTGCATGAAAGCAGCTTTCCAAATATAA